The DNA window ATGAATTTTATGGGTCTATTTGGAGTAGCTGTCAACTGAGGGAATATATAGATGGATCCACAAGTAGATTGGCTGTATTGACAGCATCTTTTGGTGTAATTGATTATTCTTTACTTTGGGACCAAATTGGCTATTGAGCAGTCAAAATTGTAACAGAATAGAAGTATTCCCGAAATAGGATCCTCTGTTGCAGATTTTTTAAGGGGAAGTGCTAGTGTAGATAATCTACCTTGACTCATTTTTATAGTTTACATATCTTTGTACCAGCTCTTTTTACTGTTGtatttatgttaatttattttccaaTGATACGTAAGAAAGGCATCTCTGGTTCTTGATTATGAAATGGATTCAAAATAATTCTAAtcaatcatttttaattttgaaaagaacaaAAGTATTTCAATTGCTACAAATAtggattattaaaaaaaaataagacatGAATTTGGATATTTCCCTTCGACTTAAGACCTAACAAAATTAGCATTTTATTTGACATATATGCATAGTTGATAGTTGATAATGTGGAGTGATGCTGAGTTGTGGTGCAGGAATGGGTTACAACACAGAAGGAATTCATGGCAGGATGGAGTGTCTGGCACAAACTGTCCAATCCCACCTGGCAGGAACTTCACTTACAATATCCAAGTCAAAGATCAGATTGGCAGCTTCTTCTACTTCCCTTCTCTTGGAATGCACAAAGCTGCTGGAGCATTTGGCGCCATCAGAATCTGGAGCCGCCCTAAGATTCCCGTCCCTTTTCCTCCTCCTGCTGGTGACTTTTACATTCTTGCTGGAGACTGGTTCAAGCTAGATCACCATGTAAGCCCGGTTCCCCCTTCTCTATACATTCATCTCAAAtacactttcttcttctttatgtaATTCTTGATAATTATAGAGACTGAGACGCCTCCTGGAGAATGGGCATAACCTTCCATTCCCTGATGGGCTTCTCATCAACGGACGCGGTTGGAATGGAAACACATTCACAGTAGATCAAGGTAAGACTTACAGATTCAGAATATCAAACGTGGGGCTCACAACATCCATCAACTTCAGAATCCAAGGCCACAAGATGAAACTTGTGGAGGTCGAAGGATCTCATACTCTCCAGAACACCTACTCCTCCCTTGACATCCATCTTGGACAGTCCTATTCCGTGCTCGTCACTGCCGATCAGCTTCCCAAGGATTACTACATTGCTGTATCTACGCGTTTTACCAGACGGGTCCTCACAACTACGTCTGTTCTTCACTATAGCAATTCTCACACCGGGGTATCGGGTCCTGTTCCTGGAGGCCCTACCACTGATATCGTTTCATCTGTTTTTCAGGCCAGAAGCATCCGGTATACACACGTTATTGTGATAGTCCTTTCTTGAATTACAAGCAATTTGATCAAATTAACTAATAACTAACATGCTTCCATGTTCAAACCAGGTGGAACCTGACAGCAAGTGGACCAAGACCAAATCCTCAAGGATCTTACCACTATGGAATGATCATACCCACTCGAACCATCATGCTCGCAAACTCTGCTCCCTATATCAATGGCAAGCAGAGGTTTGCTGTAAACAGTGTGTCTTATGTTCAGCCGGATACACCATTGAAACTCGCGGACTACTTCAACATTGGTGGAGTCTACTGGGTGGGAAGCATGCCCACCAACCCCACCGGGGGAAACGGTTATCTCCAAACTGCAGTGATGGGGGCAAACTTCCATGAATTTGTGGAGATTGTGTTCCAAAACTGGGAGGATACTGTGCAGTCATGGCATATTGATGGCTATTCGTTCTTTGTTGTAGGGTAAGCTTATCATACAGTACACTTGCAttatataatttgttattaCAAAAAGTAAGAATTTGTGtggattgaattgaattgaataggtTTGGGAGTGGGCAGTGGACGGTTAATAGTAGAGGAAGCTACAATTTGAGAGACACAGTAGCAAGATGCACAACACAGGTATATCCAAGGTCATGGACTGCAATATACATGCCACTGGACAACGTGGGAATGTGGAACATAAGGTCTGAGAACTGGGCAAGGCAATACTTGGGACAACAATTTTATCTCAGAGTATACACACCTTCAGGATCATGGAGGGACGAATATCCGGTGCCAAAGAATGCACTTCTCTGTGGCAGGGCAACTGGTCGTCGCACTAGGCCTTTCTGATTTCATTCTAGCTACTTACATTTCTATCGTGTCACGACAGGGTGACACCATTCATGTCCATTTAATTCTATTAATTTATGCTTACCATATTTGCGGGGATTTTAGTTTTACTATCGACAACTCATCTTCAGCTGCTCATTTTTTTAACGGATGGTGCACAATTTGTGATCTATGCTTGTAATGTTGCTTGGCCAACAAAATTCAACCACAATCGAATaattctccttttttttaaataatatttgcaGTTTGCTGCCAAATGTTGTACGCATTAAGTTCTTTTAATCCTTATTGAAATATTACATCATGTGCCTAATAGAAATTAATCAAAGCTAGATAGAGATACGAATTTATATTTCAATTGACAAAAGGTCCTAATTTCGAAAATTCTAATTCTAATATGGTAATTCAACAAGCCAAGAGTCAAGTTGGTATATTAATATACAACAATGCTAGGGAACAACTCTATATAAGTCAAGAATCAGCTAACTGGTAACCGGATGTTGCTACTAATAGGCACAcggatgtttttttttcttgtaaattggatggttttggatatgatttctatgtttcatgtgttacgcattaataaaacataattaattatatggaatCAACTAATGAATAATCAAAGCATCTGTTCCGTAATTCTCTCCTAACACTAACgtggtcaacaataatttaacaaacaaattaaattataaattaataaaactaattataattaattatgttgttccattcttgactgattattagttggttccatatacttttccattaacatatacacatatatataacaattaacaaaatgttctgtatattaaaaatagttactAAATTAgttgttatatatttatatatattaatttataatttttttccaatCAAATAATCAGCTAAAATAATCCTAAAATAATCAAACTTGTGGCAGACgaataattaaaattgtttataatagtataataattttttatgagatatcaaaaatttattttttaaagccAATAATTGATTAGGGGCTAATTTTTAGGAACATAATTTAACCATTAATTATCTTCATGAATATTTAGTGGCACAGCCACCTGGGGATACACATGAAGTGTATGAGGCACCACCAAACCACACAAAATATCtagaaattttttctttttatttgggccaatttcatatttttaggcTATAATCTACCAACAAATCTAGTGAAGCTGAATATACGCCCACAAAGCCCAATCCAACTAAAACCCTTCTTCAACCTCATCAACGAAGCACAGCATCATTCGCGCCTTCGCGGTGGACGGTGGTCTTCCTCCATTCATCAGAACGGAGTCGCACATAATTTGTCCCATACGAAGCAGGAGCCATGGCGGACGTAGTGCAGTACAGAATGGAAAGCATGCTCGATGAGCTCGACGACCTCGAGCAGCGCGGCCTCTTCAGCCGCCTCGAGATCGCCGAGATCGTGAAACAGCGCCGCAAATTCGAGTACAGGCTGAAGCGTCCGTGTCCTCTCAAGCAGGACTTCCTTGCCTACGTGGACTATGAGACTCAGCTCGACGCCCTCCGCGGCCTCCGCAAGAAGTCGGTGGCTCGCGAGCTCAAGAAGCAGGGTAACAAGAATCTCAAGAAGTCCAAGTCCGATGCCGCTGGTAGGCGCAGAATCGTGGAGATTTATGAGCTAGCTTTGAAGCGTTACAAGGGCGACATTGATCTCTGGTTTCGCTACCTTGAGTTCTGCAGGCAGAGGAAAAACGGTAGAATGAAGAAGGTAGCTTCCTGTTAATCATTTCATCTTAACCTAAAATTATAGATATACCTGATTGTTTAAGACATAGataataactttttaatttgGTGTGCACATTACACAGGATTATTAAAGGACGAATTTATGAATTGTGATTTGttttaagagtttaattttgtttatgcTTAGGTGGTATGAGCATTTTGGCCTTTTGAAATTTTGTAGGCACTGGCAAAGGTTATTAGGTTTCATCCCAAGGTACCTGGAGTTTGGATTTACACTGCGGCTTGGGAATTTGATAATAACTTGAATGTAGCAGCTGCTCGTGCTTTGATGCAGGAAGGTCTCAGAGTTTGTCCAACATCAGAAGACCTTTGGGTAGAGTACCTTCGGATGGAACTTGTATACCTAAATAAGTTGAAGGCGCGCAAGGTTGCTTTGGGCGAGGATGAGGGGACTCTCACTCGTGATCCTAGAACTGCTGATGAGAAGCAGTGGAGAGATGAGAACAAAGAGTTGTTTATGACCCTTGATGAAAAAGATAATAGTGATGAGCAGAATGTTGAGGGTGGTGAGTTGAGGCAGAAacaagaattatttgaagagCATGGTTTGAACATCTATCGAACTGTCTACGAAGGAGCACTTGAAGCTGTTCCTTCAAGTCTCAGTCTTAGGAAGCGCTTTTTTGAGATATTGGAGGGTACAAATTTAGCGCATTATGAAGATTTAAGAAAGGATATATTGCATGATATGAAGAGGGATTTTTCAACAAAACCAGAATTCTGGAACTGGCTTGCAAGGCAAGAATGTGACATTGAAAATATGCTGGTGGATATTAGCGAAGAAGTCCTAGATCCCCGGGTGCAAAAAGCAGTTCAGGTATGTTCCTGTGTAAGCACTGAACTAGATGAGCAATAGTAATTTGAATTAAGTGACTGAGATTTGTCAATGCCTTGAACTTAACATTATCGACAAGGAAGGATGTTCTAAGGAAAATATTGATTGGATCATTGTCTTGTATGCCATATTGATGTATTGAACTttgggctgtttttgattttgcaGGTTTATGAGGAGGCTTTAAAATCTGTTCCTTCAGGTGTCATGTTTAGCATGTATGCAGAATTTCTAATGGGTATTGTAGCTCCTAAAGGAGAAAATAGGTTATCATCTGGTCTTTCAGTAAAATATACATCCCATTTACTTGAAGTGTATGAAAGGGCTGAAAGAATGGAGTGCATTACTGAATATCTTGCTTGCAAACACGTGTCCTTGTATTTGCAGTTGAGACAATTGGATAAGGCAAGGAAACTAGCTAGAAAACTTAGCAGTGGAAAACTTGCTGAATCAGTTCAGTTATGGGAATTAAGGATCACTATAGAAATTAGATGTATCACAATGAATTCGACATTGCCAAGTGATGCTGATCTGCAATCCCTCTTTGAACTCCTTAGGCAAATTCTGACAAAAGTTAGTGCTTCCAAGTCAGAGAATTTGTGGATACAGGTATGCTGTCACAACCAGTTTTTCACTTCCCTTCAATCAGTCTTGTCGCATATAAAGTCAGCTTCAATCATATTACCTCACTTTATGGTATCTATATTGTTCTGTCACTCAAATGCAGGGACTTAAATTCTATGCAAATCAAAGAGAGTATTTTGATAAACTAGTGGAGATATCGGTTGTAATTTTGACCAGAGATGGTGGCAGTGAAAATGGGTTTTCCCTTTCAGCTGCCATTGTGAACTTTATACTTCAAAAGGATGGAATTCAGCAGGCCAGACATATATATAAGCGGTATGTGCTGTGTGGCATTAGTTCAGCGCGATGTTTTACTTATAACTAAACATGCTTCATTTCTGGGAGATTCTCTTTCTTGTTTCCTTTGATTCCTGAATTGGTTTCTTATTGCAGATATGTAGCATTACCACGTCCCGGGCTTGCTTTATATAAAAGCTGCATTGACTTGGAAGCAAACTATGCATCATTAGGTGATAAAGATGGTCTCGTAAATGCCAGGAAATTATATGAATCTGCACTTGCAACTTATGACCAAAATGTCAGCTTGTGGCAAAATTACTACCGAATGGAGACCAAGGTAAAGTTCTTCTGCTTGGGATGGTTATCAATCAAACTGAATAGTGAAGTATATGACTTTTTTTGGGGGGTTTATTTTGCAGATGGGAACATCAGAAAAGGCTACTGCAATCTATTGGCGCGCAAGGAAAATACTCAAAGATGCTGGTGAATTTATTGCATCCACGGATTTGTCATGATAATTTACAAATTTCAATTAAGATCCTGGCTTATTGCAGTCCAATTTTGACCACTTTTTTCCTTGATAAATTTGTTGTTATTGACGAGGCTATACTTAAATTTGGTATTTCATCTCGAGAGGGTGACATGGAACTTTCTCCTTCTTGGTTGTCATTGTAACTCCCTCCACCCCAATATGTCTGTTGGGTATTGCTAATGAGATGTTTCACGCATTATAATATCATGTATAGTCTTATACCAAAGTGGCAAGACTGCTTTCATTTACGTTATGTGGGATTTTCAATTgcaggaagaaaaaaaatgaaaaatgattaGAAAGAGAATCGCATAACGTAAAACCGAAACGTAATGTAGTCCTCAAAGAATTTTAGAGTGGACACTTtagttttcaattaaaattaattattcgattGGTCCTTAACAATTAACTCCGTCAAGTACTTAGGTTTTTTACTCCATTAATTCTAACGGAAGGTAAAATAGTCCCTGGTGGACAAAATGGTCTTTGATCTCTTCTATTCGGAAATGATACTGTTCTCTCCCAATTTTCATCATATTTCGCATAACATTAACAGTCTAATATTGTAACTTCAAACTACACAATGCATactctataaatttaatgttcacaagaaaaaaaaaatcctcaacttgttctcaaccaattcatagTCAGGAAACTAATGCTTATGTCTCTCAACTAGTTGTCGTCTTCGATGGATCCCATGAATCTAGATAGCAAGTCTGATTTGTTAAGACTCGTTGTCGTCGTTGCCATCTCCCTCATCCTCTCCCCTAACATCTCCATGACCACATTATCCACCACTCCGATTACTTCTTTCAGCTTCTTCTCCGAACCAATATTCAGTAATTGCTTCAGTTTCCATATGAGCGGCAACGACGACATTGCTCGTTGTAATAGCTTGGATGCGAGGTCAAAGCTGAAAATTTGTATATGATGTCGAAGGAGAATCTTCTCATGATGTCCTaatgtccaacaatctatattgcttgCTGGAGAATGGAGAAAGGCGCGCCCTTGGAGTAGTTGTggaacttggtcttgaggatgtcGTGGATGTTGTCGGGGTTGGAGGTGATGTTATCAAAGACGTGGAAGTGGATGCTTTTGGTGAGTGAAGTGTAAAGAAGGTGGATGTACCAGCCACAAAAATTTAAGAAGTGTGTGGTCCATGGCATGTTGAGGTAAGTGCAACACGTGTGACAATTACACCATGGTTTAATCTTGGAGTTAAAGAGGGGGAaggaaaagatggaaaagaagactgtaaaggtgaagaaggagagtatgaatgttagggttatgcg is part of the Arachis duranensis cultivar V14167 chromosome 1, aradu.V14167.gnm2.J7QH, whole genome shotgun sequence genome and encodes:
- the LOC107466594 gene encoding L-ascorbate oxidase homolog, with protein sequence MRPCILLFSSLILLLLSCSVNSEDPYRFFTWKVTYGDIYPLGVKQQGILINGQFPGPHIDAVTNDNLVISVYNYLREPFLISWNGLQHRRNSWQDGVSGTNCPIPPGRNFTYNIQVKDQIGSFFYFPSLGMHKAAGAFGAIRIWSRPKIPVPFPPPAGDFYILAGDWFKLDHHRLRRLLENGHNLPFPDGLLINGRGWNGNTFTVDQGKTYRFRISNVGLTTSINFRIQGHKMKLVEVEGSHTLQNTYSSLDIHLGQSYSVLVTADQLPKDYYIAVSTRFTRRVLTTTSVLHYSNSHTGVSGPVPGGPTTDIVSSVFQARSIRWNLTASGPRPNPQGSYHYGMIIPTRTIMLANSAPYINGKQRFAVNSVSYVQPDTPLKLADYFNIGGVYWVGSMPTNPTGGNGYLQTAVMGANFHEFVEIVFQNWEDTVQSWHIDGYSFFVVGFGSGQWTVNSRGSYNLRDTVARCTTQVYPRSWTAIYMPLDNVGMWNIRSENWARQYLGQQFYLRVYTPSGSWRDEYPVPKNALLCGRATGRRTRPF
- the LOC107466583 gene encoding uncharacterized protein LOC107466583; this encodes MADVVQYRMESMLDELDDLEQRGLFSRLEIAEIVKQRRKFEYRLKRPCPLKQDFLAYVDYETQLDALRGLRKKSVARELKKQGNKNLKKSKSDAAGRRRIVEIYELALKRYKGDIDLWFRYLEFCRQRKNGRMKKALAKVIRFHPKVPGVWIYTAAWEFDNNLNVAAARALMQEGLRVCPTSEDLWVEYLRMELVYLNKLKARKVALGEDEGTLTRDPRTADEKQWRDENKELFMTLDEKDNSDEQNVEGGELRQKQELFEEHGLNIYRTVYEGALEAVPSSLSLRKRFFEILEGTNLAHYEDLRKDILHDMKRDFSTKPEFWNWLARQECDIENMLVDISEEVLDPRVQKAVQVYEEALKSVPSGVMFSMYAEFLMGIVAPKGENRLSSGLSVKYTSHLLEVYERAERMECITEYLACKHVSLYLQLRQLDKARKLARKLSSGKLAESVQLWELRITIEIRCITMNSTLPSDADLQSLFELLRQILTKVSASKSENLWIQGLKFYANQREYFDKLVEISVVILTRDGGSENGFSLSAAIVNFILQKDGIQQARHIYKRYVALPRPGLALYKSCIDLEANYASLGDKDGLVNARKLYESALATYDQNVSLWQNYYRMETKMGTSEKATAIYWRARKILKDAGEFIASTDLS